A region from the Fusarium musae strain F31 chromosome 1, whole genome shotgun sequence genome encodes:
- a CDS encoding hypothetical protein (EggNog:ENOG41), protein MITSFCQVGLECISRLMDPEHAILELGIPAIAIMVSTIVIKGACWIWCRVVKNSSVRALAEDAKTDVIFNTGSILFPIIGYYGRIWWLDAVGGLFLSLVVIFNWSQTSAHHVRNLSGFSAQPDERNLLLYLTMRFATAIRQIQNLRAYHAGDKLFVEVDIVLSAATPLKDSHDLSEVLTYFLESVPIVDRAFVHVDYTSYNAPTHMLKGSAAKQK, encoded by the exons atgataACATCCTTCTGCCAAGTGGGACTCGAGTGTATTTCTCGCCTCATGGACCCTGAGCATGCTATCCTTGAGTTGGGCATTCCAGCTATTGCCATCATGGTTTctaccatcgtcatcaaggGTGCCTGCTGGATCTGGTGTCGTGTCGTCAAGAACTCAAGTGTCAGAGCATT GGCTGAGGATGCAAAGACGGATGTGATCTTCAACACTGGTTCCATCCTATTCCCTATCA TTGGCTACTATGGACGAATCTGGTGGCTTGATGCCGTCGGTGGCTTGTTCCTCTCGCTTgttgtcatcttcaactgGAGTCAGACCTCGGCACACCACGTCCGTAACCTTTCAGGCTTCTCCGCCCAGCCTGACGAGCGAAACCTGCTGCTATACTTGACCATGCGCTTCGCCACTGCCATTCGTCAGATTCAAAATCTGCGCGCCTATCACGCTGGTGACAAACTCTTCGTCGAGGTCGATATTGTGCTTTCTGCTGCGACACCTCTTAAGGACAGTCACGATCTTAGCGAGGTGCTGACATACTTCCTCGAATCTGTGCCAATCGTTGACCGAGCATTTGTCCACGTTGATTATACTAGTTACAATGCCCCGACTCACATGCTCAAAGGGTCTGCCGCAAAACAGAAATAA
- a CDS encoding hypothetical protein (BUSCO:EOG0926457R~MEROPS:MER0005692): MAAMFSQNPLMNGPNYSFSDAPKTNSGEFREHRFNPYTDNGGSTLAIAGADFTIMAGDTRHTSGYSINSRMSPKVFRIGGTTASQEDATLVLSVVGFAADGEALRDHLDTICKIYRYRHGKPMTVNACAKRLSTVLYSKRFFPYYSHAMLGGLDEEGRGAVYSYDPVGSYEREQCRAGGAAGSLIMPFLDNQVNFKNQYIPGSGEGHELKERERRPLTRTEVETVVKDAFDGAVERHIEVGDNLQMLIITADGIEETFLPLKKD; the protein is encoded by the exons ATGGCTGCCATGTTCAGCCAGAACCCTTTGATGAATGGGCCCAACTATTCATTCTCCGATGCCCCCAAGACCAACAGCGGCGAGTTTCGAGAACATCGATTTAACCC CTACACCGATAATGGCGGTTCGACTCTTGCCATTGCTGGCGCAGACTttaccatcatggctggtgaCACCCGCCACACCAGCGGTTATAGCATCAACTCTCGCATGTCCCCCAAGGTCTTCCGAATCGGAGGCACCACTGCTTCCCAGGAGGATGCTACACTAGTACTATCTGTCGTCGGCTTCGCTGCTGACGGTGAGGCCCTCCGCGACCACCTCGACACCATCTGCAAGATCTACCGTTATCGCCACGGCAAGCCCATGACTGTCAATGCTTGTGCCAAACGCCTCTCTACCGTTCTCTACTCGAAGCGATTCTTCCCCTACTACTCGCATGCGATGCTCGGCGGTCTGGATGAGGAGGGCAGAGGCGCTGTGTACTCATATGATCCCGTGGGGAGCTATGAACGGGAACAGTGCCGAGCAGGCGGTGCTGCGGGCAGTCTGATCATGCCTTTCCTGGACAACCAGGTCAACTTCAAGAACCAGTATATCCCCGGAAGCGGAGAAGGCCATGAATTGAAGGAGCGGGAGCGACGTCCTCTCACACGAACAGAGGTCGAGACTGTCGTCAAGGATGCCTTCGATGGTGCGGTGGAGCGTCACATTGAGGTTGGTGATAACCTTCAAATGCTTATCATCACAGCAGACGGTATTGAGGAGActttcttgcccttgaagaAAGATTAG